A part of Mesoplodon densirostris isolate mMesDen1 chromosome 10, mMesDen1 primary haplotype, whole genome shotgun sequence genomic DNA contains:
- the ZBTB47 gene encoding zinc finger and BTB domain-containing protein 47 isoform X1 — translation MLLVEKTTDSPAAEFSLVEDVALHFACLMGRLNEQRLFQPDLCDVDLVLVPQRSVFPAHKGVLAAYSQFFHSLFTQNKQLQRVELSLEALAPGGLQQILNFIYTSKLLVNAANVHEVLSAASLLQMADIAASCQELLDARSLGPPGPGAVTLAQPAASCTPAAPPYYCDIKQEADAPGLPKIYAREGPDPYSVRVEDGAGATGGTVPATIGPAQPFFKEEKEGGVEEAGRPPASLCKLEGGEELEEELGGSGTYSHREQSQIIVEVNLNNQTLHVSTGPEGKPGAATGPATMVLGGEDGLQRHSEDEEAEEEEEEEEEEEEEEEGGGSGGGEEEEEEEGGSQGEEDEEEEEEDGHSEQEEEEEGEGHSEQGQESSEEEEEDGEEGEEDGEAGGRQGPGCRGSGADAPPHSRMATRSARRRGLPEPEEAGRQGGKRPKPPAGGSPAPARGPQTADGLGAKVKLEEKQHHPCQKCPRVFNNRWYLEKHMNVTHSRMQICDQCGKRFLLESELLLHRQTDCERNIQCVTCGKAFKKLWSLHEHNKIVHGYAEKKFSCEICEKKFYTMAHVRKHMVAHTKDMPFTCETCGKSFKRSMSLKVHSLQHSGEKPFRCENCNERFQYKYQLRSHMSIHIGHKQFMCQWCGKDFNMKQYFDEHMKTHTGEKPYICEICGKSFTSRPNMKRHRRTHTGEKPYPCDVCGQRFRFSNMLKAHKEKCFRVSHPLAGDSAPAAPGLPPALPQALPLLPGLPPTLPPPPPLFPSAASPGGRLNTNN, via the exons ATG TTGCTGGTTGAGAAGACGACGGACTCACCGGCGGCCGAGTTCTCGCTGGTGGAGGACGTGGCGCTGCACTTCGCCTGCTTGATGGGCCGCCTGAACGAGCAGCGCCTCTTCCAGCCTGACCTGTGCGACGTGGACCTGGTGCTGGTGCCCCAGCGTAGCGTCTTCCCGGCCCACAAGGGCGTGCTGGCCGCCTACAGCCAGTTCTTCCACTCACTCTTCACCCAAAACAAGCAGCTGCAGCGCGTGGAGCTGTCCTTGGAGGCGCTGGCGCCCGGCGGCCTGCAGCAGATCCTCAACTTCATCTACACGTCCAAGCTGCTGGTCAACGCAGCCAACGTCCACGAGGTGCTCAGCGCCGCCTCACTGCTGCAGATGGCAGACATCGCCGCGTCCTGCCAGGAGCTGCTGGACGCCCGCTCCCTCGGCCCCCCAGGCCCCGGCGCCGTGACCCTTGCCCAGCCGGCTGCCAGCTGCACCCCGGCCGCACCACCCTACTACTGTGATATCAAGCAGGAGGCCGACGCCCCGGGCCTGCCCAAGATCTACGCCCGTGAGGGCCCTGACCCCTACTCGGTGCGCGTTGAGGACGGGGCTGGGGCCACAGGTGGCACGGTGCCTGCCACCATTGGGCCGGCTCAGCCCTTCttcaaggaggagaaggagggtggCGTCGAGGAGGCCGGCCGGCCCCCGGCGAGCTTGTGCAagctggagggtggggaggagctggaggaggagcTTGGGGGTTCTGGCACCTACAGTCACCGGGAGCAGTCCCAGATCATCGTGGAGGTGAACCTCAACAACCAGACGCTGCACGTGTCCACAGGGCCCGAGGGGAAGCCGGGCGCCGCCACAGGCCCGGCCACCATGGTGCTGGGCGGGGAGGACGGGCTGCAGAGACACTCGGAGGATGAGGAggccgaggaggaggaggaggaggaggaagaggaggaggaggaagaggagggcggTGGCAGTggagggggggaggaggaggaggaggaggagggcggcAGTCAGggggaggaggacgaggaggaggaggaggaggacggacACAgcgagcaggaggaggaggaggagggggaggggcacagcGAGCAGGGTCAGGAGAgctcggaggaggaggaggaggacggggaggagggggaggaggacggGGAGGCGGGAGGCAGGCAGGGGCCGGGGTGTCGCGGCAGCGGGGCAGACGCCCCTCCCCACAGTCGCATGGCAACGCGGTCCGCCCGGCGCCGGGGCCTCCCAGAGCCTGAGGAGGCTGGGCGGCAGGGTGGGAAGCGGCCAAAGCCACCTGCAGGAGGGTCTCCTGCCCCAGCCCGAGGGCCACAGACCGCTGACGGTCTGGGGGCCAAGGTGAAGCTGGAGGAGAAGCAGCACCATCCGTGCCAGAAGTGCCCGCGTGTTTTCAACAACCGCTGGTACCTGGAGAAGCACATGAACGTGACCCACAGCCGCATGCAGATCTGCGACCAGTGCGGCAAGCGCTTCCTGCTAGAGAGTGAGCTGCTGCTACACCGGCAGACAGACTGCGAGCGCAACATCCAG TGTGTGACGTGTGGCAAAGCTTTTAAGAAGCTCTGGTCCCTCCACGAGCACAATAAGATTGTGCACGGCTACGCAGAAAAGAAGTTCTCCTGTGAGATTTGTGAGAAGAAGTTCTACACCATGGCTCACGTGCGCAAGCACATGGTCG CCCACACCAAGGACATGCCCTTCACCTGCGAGACCTGTGGGAAGTCCTTCAAACGCAGCATGTCTCTCAAGGTGCACTCACTGCAGCACTCCGGGGAGAAGCCGTTCAGATGCGAG AACTGCAACGAGCGTTTCCAGTACAAGTACCAGCTGCGGTCACACATGAGCATCCACATCGGCCACAAGCAGTTCATGTGCCAGTGGTGTGGCAAGGACTTCAACATGAAGCAGTACTTTGATGAGCACATGAAGACCCACACAG GGGAGAAGCCGTACATCTGCGAGATCTGCGGCAAGAGCTTCACCAGCCGGCCCAACATGAAGCGGCACCGGCGCACGCACACCGGCGAGAAGCCCTACCCCTGTGACGTGTGCGGCCAGCGCTTCCGCTTCTCCAACATGCTCAAGGCGCACAAGGAGAAGTGCTTCCGCGTCAGCCACCCCCTGGCCGGCGACAGCGCCCCCGCAGCCCCGGGCCtgccccccgccctgccccaggccctcccCCTGCTGCCCGGGCTGCCCCCGACCCTGCCTCCCCCGCCGCCGCTCTTCCCCTCCGCTGCCAGCCCCGGCGGGAGGCTGAACACCAACAACTAA
- the ZBTB47 gene encoding zinc finger and BTB domain-containing protein 47 isoform X2, translated as MGRLNEQRLFQPDLCDVDLVLVPQRSVFPAHKGVLAAYSQFFHSLFTQNKQLQRVELSLEALAPGGLQQILNFIYTSKLLVNAANVHEVLSAASLLQMADIAASCQELLDARSLGPPGPGAVTLAQPAASCTPAAPPYYCDIKQEADAPGLPKIYAREGPDPYSVRVEDGAGATGGTVPATIGPAQPFFKEEKEGGVEEAGRPPASLCKLEGGEELEEELGGSGTYSHREQSQIIVEVNLNNQTLHVSTGPEGKPGAATGPATMVLGGEDGLQRHSEDEEAEEEEEEEEEEEEEEEGGGSGGGEEEEEEEGGSQGEEDEEEEEEDGHSEQEEEEEGEGHSEQGQESSEEEEEDGEEGEEDGEAGGRQGPGCRGSGADAPPHSRMATRSARRRGLPEPEEAGRQGGKRPKPPAGGSPAPARGPQTADGLGAKVKLEEKQHHPCQKCPRVFNNRWYLEKHMNVTHSRMQICDQCGKRFLLESELLLHRQTDCERNIQCVTCGKAFKKLWSLHEHNKIVHGYAEKKFSCEICEKKFYTMAHVRKHMVAHTKDMPFTCETCGKSFKRSMSLKVHSLQHSGEKPFRCENCNERFQYKYQLRSHMSIHIGHKQFMCQWCGKDFNMKQYFDEHMKTHTGEKPYICEICGKSFTSRPNMKRHRRTHTGEKPYPCDVCGQRFRFSNMLKAHKEKCFRVSHPLAGDSAPAAPGLPPALPQALPLLPGLPPTLPPPPPLFPSAASPGGRLNTNN; from the exons ATGGGCCGCCTGAACGAGCAGCGCCTCTTCCAGCCTGACCTGTGCGACGTGGACCTGGTGCTGGTGCCCCAGCGTAGCGTCTTCCCGGCCCACAAGGGCGTGCTGGCCGCCTACAGCCAGTTCTTCCACTCACTCTTCACCCAAAACAAGCAGCTGCAGCGCGTGGAGCTGTCCTTGGAGGCGCTGGCGCCCGGCGGCCTGCAGCAGATCCTCAACTTCATCTACACGTCCAAGCTGCTGGTCAACGCAGCCAACGTCCACGAGGTGCTCAGCGCCGCCTCACTGCTGCAGATGGCAGACATCGCCGCGTCCTGCCAGGAGCTGCTGGACGCCCGCTCCCTCGGCCCCCCAGGCCCCGGCGCCGTGACCCTTGCCCAGCCGGCTGCCAGCTGCACCCCGGCCGCACCACCCTACTACTGTGATATCAAGCAGGAGGCCGACGCCCCGGGCCTGCCCAAGATCTACGCCCGTGAGGGCCCTGACCCCTACTCGGTGCGCGTTGAGGACGGGGCTGGGGCCACAGGTGGCACGGTGCCTGCCACCATTGGGCCGGCTCAGCCCTTCttcaaggaggagaaggagggtggCGTCGAGGAGGCCGGCCGGCCCCCGGCGAGCTTGTGCAagctggagggtggggaggagctggaggaggagcTTGGGGGTTCTGGCACCTACAGTCACCGGGAGCAGTCCCAGATCATCGTGGAGGTGAACCTCAACAACCAGACGCTGCACGTGTCCACAGGGCCCGAGGGGAAGCCGGGCGCCGCCACAGGCCCGGCCACCATGGTGCTGGGCGGGGAGGACGGGCTGCAGAGACACTCGGAGGATGAGGAggccgaggaggaggaggaggaggaggaagaggaggaggaggaagaggagggcggTGGCAGTggagggggggaggaggaggaggaggaggagggcggcAGTCAGggggaggaggacgaggaggaggaggaggaggacggacACAgcgagcaggaggaggaggaggagggggaggggcacagcGAGCAGGGTCAGGAGAgctcggaggaggaggaggaggacggggaggagggggaggaggacggGGAGGCGGGAGGCAGGCAGGGGCCGGGGTGTCGCGGCAGCGGGGCAGACGCCCCTCCCCACAGTCGCATGGCAACGCGGTCCGCCCGGCGCCGGGGCCTCCCAGAGCCTGAGGAGGCTGGGCGGCAGGGTGGGAAGCGGCCAAAGCCACCTGCAGGAGGGTCTCCTGCCCCAGCCCGAGGGCCACAGACCGCTGACGGTCTGGGGGCCAAGGTGAAGCTGGAGGAGAAGCAGCACCATCCGTGCCAGAAGTGCCCGCGTGTTTTCAACAACCGCTGGTACCTGGAGAAGCACATGAACGTGACCCACAGCCGCATGCAGATCTGCGACCAGTGCGGCAAGCGCTTCCTGCTAGAGAGTGAGCTGCTGCTACACCGGCAGACAGACTGCGAGCGCAACATCCAG TGTGTGACGTGTGGCAAAGCTTTTAAGAAGCTCTGGTCCCTCCACGAGCACAATAAGATTGTGCACGGCTACGCAGAAAAGAAGTTCTCCTGTGAGATTTGTGAGAAGAAGTTCTACACCATGGCTCACGTGCGCAAGCACATGGTCG CCCACACCAAGGACATGCCCTTCACCTGCGAGACCTGTGGGAAGTCCTTCAAACGCAGCATGTCTCTCAAGGTGCACTCACTGCAGCACTCCGGGGAGAAGCCGTTCAGATGCGAG AACTGCAACGAGCGTTTCCAGTACAAGTACCAGCTGCGGTCACACATGAGCATCCACATCGGCCACAAGCAGTTCATGTGCCAGTGGTGTGGCAAGGACTTCAACATGAAGCAGTACTTTGATGAGCACATGAAGACCCACACAG GGGAGAAGCCGTACATCTGCGAGATCTGCGGCAAGAGCTTCACCAGCCGGCCCAACATGAAGCGGCACCGGCGCACGCACACCGGCGAGAAGCCCTACCCCTGTGACGTGTGCGGCCAGCGCTTCCGCTTCTCCAACATGCTCAAGGCGCACAAGGAGAAGTGCTTCCGCGTCAGCCACCCCCTGGCCGGCGACAGCGCCCCCGCAGCCCCGGGCCtgccccccgccctgccccaggccctcccCCTGCTGCCCGGGCTGCCCCCGACCCTGCCTCCCCCGCCGCCGCTCTTCCCCTCCGCTGCCAGCCCCGGCGGGAGGCTGAACACCAACAACTAA